ATgcagtattagacgtacaatattgtatgtaacatatctacgttatttaatctattgccattctatttccagtaatgttctaacgaatgtttgatgaagtaaaatcgataatatgttacgaataatatctggtagaaatatattatcgatcttacgtcatcaaacattcgttagaacttaaacattactggaaatagaatggcaatagattaaataacgtagatatgttacatacaatattgtagtctaataaaaagtctgcatactgctttaaaaTCATCATAAGCATTAATATTCCAATGAGTTGCTCCAAAtctttttaaagaaaaagtgattttttgttgtttttatttggaGCATTTCCCTCATGGTGCCACACTGAAAACAATCTATTATTATCTGAATGAACTCTTCTGaagtcaaacattttattttctatAAACAATCCTGAGGTTGTCTTGTTCCAAATGCATAACAAATCAATTATGGAAGATTTATGCATCCATTCTCTCCCTCTTAAACACACATAAATGGACTTATGAGTTACATGGGCTGATCACACACTTCTTAAAAATACACAATAAACTTTGTATAGCCCCCTCATAGTCAAAACTAAATCTACATCCCCTGAAACAAGTTACTGTTTTACTGAAATTATTTGTACATAGTTGATCTTTAATGCTGTTAATCATTAATAAGTTAGAAAAATACTAAAAACATCgtaaatatgtttcaaaatagtGACTTCTTTGTTAAAGTACTATGATATAAGATACATCATCATACTTGAATCATCttataattatttacacaatactTAATTTATTACACGACACAGGCCAACAGAGtattagctagccacctgtccacTCCTCATTTTGGATgtgcagtttgctcctgggacaggccaAATTAATGGCTGTGATATATgataaattataaatataatgcttgtataagttctgtgaactcaaaacaagactaGACTAATAAATGAAggctatagtgaaagctttatgAACTGACAGGACCCCTAGAAGGGGCAGAGGTctagtttatgttttcagggtcaaagtttggacaggcagttttggtgaaaatgacaggcacaTGTCAAATTCTAGCTAAGACCCCGCAGGGCAATTACACCATTACAATAATCATGTTAACATTTTTAATAAATATCAAAACTTACATTCATTTTAAACAACATAATCCGAACTTGCAACAACAGCGTTTGAAGACTTCAGAAGCAAAATCCGATTAATGCCATTTTGAAGTTTTTTGAGTTCAGGCCAACAACATCTGCTCTTTAATGATAGCTTTAAATTGAAATTCCAAGTTAAAGTTTTGAAACTATAATTAAAAGTAGcacattattttcttattttctttatatttaatcagttatattatatatgtcggATTGAGAAATATGGATATATCGGTTTCTGCATCTGAACTCATCATTTTGTACTGGTGGAGTTGAAAGACTTTGTTACTAAACACTTTTGACAAAATAATGTTACTGCTAAAAAACAATCCAACCTGAAATTTGTCACATTTTATCTACTGTTATAAAGAGAAAGAAACAGGCAGTACTTATTCTAATACCTTTGGCTTTTTGTACTCTTTTAACCCCATGGACACTACCGTATGATTTATCAGTCTCTAAGAACTATttatcatatattgagccaatcagagatatggtaagaatagtcagtatggCTGAAAGGGGCTGAGCTTAGAATCACCAAGAGGTCTGAAAGCTTAATTCTGATTGGTTACTgatatgattatatcatgtaattaaccaatcagaggcactgtaagaaaagcagtagtgtccatggggttaagctatattttgattggttactcagatgatcatatcatgtaattgaccaatcagagacatcATAACAAAAGCAGTAGTGTCCATGAGGTTAACTGAGAGCTAACTCTGTTAAAGGCCAGAATATAGTTGACATCGGTTTGCAGATTTTTTACTACAGCATATTTTTGCTGCAGAAAATAACAAAGCCCCAAACCAAGCTAGTCATTTGAGGGGAGAATCACAAATATAATGTATGTTGTAACAGAATATTTCTGGCCTTTATGCAGTTAATCTTTGAAacataatttataaaaaaaaagtatgaCTAACTTAACACACTGAACCATTTCTTACTTTTTATTCTTAATTTATTGCATGTAGACTCAAAAAACAAATCCATCCTGACCAAGGTAGGTACATTTTAAACTTTCCCACCAGTACCAGAACATGCACCTGTAATGCTCGACCACTTCTCGGGATTTCGTCTGAAGAACACAACAGCCCCaacaattaatacaacaacaGCTACCGCTACAATAATACCTACAATCAATGCTACATTACTTGTGGCTCCTCTTATGACATACGCACCGCCACCTTTGACGGCTATATTCGCCGTTTTCCCGCTTTGTTCGTGGTCTATCTTTTCCCACATGGCAAGATTGTATGGATCACTTCTGTACACACCGATGCTGTCATACGAGCTGCCAATAAGGTTGATTGAGATAGTAAATGTGGCATTGTCAGTAGTGAATTCATGAGTTGGCTCTACTATGATGTATTTGCTAGCATATCCTTCTCCTGGTAGATCCACCTCGTTGCCCTGGTCTTCAATCTCCCACTCTCCCCTTTCTGGCTCCCATTCTTCAAGTTTGATGTCTTCAAGATGGTCTAGTGTACCCTTTTGGAATTCCAGATTACTGGGGAAGAAAAACAAAATCGGGAGCATAAATAGATAGATGTAAAACATctctatagttttcagcagagaacttcagcggtctgccaatttggtgcagtttatggcgtatacaggcatgagactgcactttcctaaaaaaaactgaaaaaactgaaaatgcgcgtgaaattgggcaaaaagtaccaaaaacaggctgaaattaaataaagttgcggaaattttgactataaaaaaactgaattcagtttttaaactgaaaattctcatgcctgcgtATCAcggaagtgtggttctgattggttaattgaatcacgtcatcataacattggcacctcattcgctggtcaaacTGTGTAGCAatgcgtgacctagttctttttacgcgataatcagacagagcagacgaacaccgctgaagtaatttgctgaatggtatagtaaattaatcatttaaaaaaattatatgccACCATGCACCCAATGTTTTAGAATTAGgactgaaatatttgtggatttaATGATGATAGTTTGGTATGGACAGGGATGGATCCAGGTATATGACAGAGGGGAGGCTCTGATTATGAAAAAAATGAGTCAgacaacttttcaaaatatatttgagcTCTATTGCCATTATGCCAGGGGGGGAAGCTGCCTTGAAATACCGgtataaaattgaccaaatattgcaATGTGTTTCTTTCTTTGGCTCAGTTTTCGGCCACATTTTGACCCATATTTAGCgataaaattgcatattttcacACAGTGGGTTAGCGGGATGATTGAGAAATGTTGCCCCCTTTGGTTCGGTGGCCCAGGTAAACCCCTTCCCCTGAACCCACCCTTGGGTACCAGTATTACATCCAGAAAATAGgaaggattcaaacaaaaaatagggaggtttCAAGAAATATGGAGGtcgccaaatttgggtgtcaaaatcctgggtcaaaatggacaaaaatgtttccaaaaataggaAGCCACCCTCTAaaatagggagggttggcatctctggTATTATTCTAGAACATCTCTGAAAACTATTACTTACCCAGATGGCCCAGTAACATTTCCTCCAGTGTACCCAATAGATTCATATTTGACCACCTCGTTCTTGGCGATAAGGCGTCCTTTTTGACTACGATTTGAAAAGTTGTTGTTTCTAGTGCACATGTAATGGTATGTCCCTGCCTGGGTAACTTTTTGTGGACCAAGATCAAAGTATGTACCGGCATCATCTAGCTCAGACATCTCACCACGGAACTGATCTGTAAattattgcaaaatttagaatCAACAATAATGACctattaccgtaaaaactcgatagttaacacatgtgcttactatcgagcgcttttaatacatgcaaacatgaagtgccccatctacaaaagtgtaaagggttttgagaaaatcattgatacacatagttatatacaaacaaataaacaaatttgtgtctcaaccccattagctcagttggtaaagtgcaggactttggtacaatttcacattttcaaaagtgcttgatagtaagcacataatgctAACCATCCAGTTTTTACGGCatcatattaaaagggcatttcgtgatccacagcctcatccccccactttcctcaaaaaaagttgagatttttatatcactggaatactctggctacataatgtttatgtacaaaatatttcttgcagataaattcgtttagcaaagatatcgcgaaatttgaattttgttctggtgcaccagaacgaaattacaaggtattgtctatggagcagtgtaataaacataatcatgcataactcgcaaacgcaatatcggaatcaactgaaattttgggaatatgcttttttcgtggatatgttctggaaaatgtcataaaaagaggatgctaggatcacgaaatactcctttaactgccacaaaatatttacaaaataaaacatgtcCAATTCAGGCAAAACACTGTCATAAAGAAGAGACTTCGACCATATTCTAACACAGCGGCATAACTAGTGGGCTATAGCCTCCCCCCCAGTCATGATGGTCTGTTGGTATATTACTGGCCGTCATTGTATGATGGGTCCCTGGAACATATTAACAAAATCTTCGATGTGCTCTTTTTTTGGTCTGTTCAATTGAAATTAATGATTTTGTCCCAGTTAAACATGAATATTGCTAATTGTTTTTTCAGTGAAATTTTTAAAAGTTGCTACGCTACGCTACTGAAACTATTGAAAGGGAAAGGGACACTGATGTACCACGCTTAACAAAAACAAGTCGGTGATATTGTGTTTTTGTCATGGTACATTCACATGTTTAAGCCCCCATTccaaaaacccacattttaaaacCGCTATTTAGTACTACAATTGTTGGCTTAACGTACAAAAAAGATTTGTTGCCTACAATGAAGTGTTGAGGTACTTAATGCTGTACAATTTCTAGTCTACAATCTTAAACAATTAAAGTTAACAGGATTCCTAACAAAATAAGATCTCACACAATGTctatattcaaattcaaattcaaccagaaatcatgtaaaattagACCAGCATTGTGTCAACCTTGGCATGATTTCTGGTCAAATGTGACTAAATATATCAGTAagatattattaggcctataccatgaAATAAAAAGTCACGAAAATTTCCAGCTATATAGTATCCACTTACTTGGCTGTGTGACTGCCATGTTGGTCATAGTTTCAATAGTAAATCCAGCAAATGTTGAGTTCATGATTTCTTGTGGATAACTCCTTCCAAAGTGACCATATTTGATGTTAGGTGCATAATAGGATGACCCTCCTTCTGAATACACCTGCTCTGCCAAAGGCACCATATTGGAACGGTCAGTACCGGGCAGTCCTTGACCATCATTGTTGTTAGGGTTGGTGTTTGAACCTGTCCATCTGaagaaaaaatgtgaaaagtgtATTTTATAATGTGACAAGAAACGTGAACATTCAACTCACTTGCCAATCTTTTCATATTGTTTTTTTTGTCTTACATTGAGGCTAACCATtcaaacaatatgtttccaactttgatataaaattggatggtttgaacccaatacacaaatttattggtcaatctatgagttttaaaatattggacaagaggtagttgagtccaatattttaaaactcatagcgagactaataaattttgtattgggtgaaaaaaacatccaattttatcattattatgttttcagaatcttttcttggtcaaaacatgacttttggtccaaaatgtgattttttggtcctaaatgtgatttttggtccaaaatgtgattttgatcaaaaatgagcaagtcaaaaatgatttttggtcaaaaaattgtagaaaacaaaattttttggggaaaagtgagcctatccaacacagtccaagttttgagtccaagtgttgattatattggactcttaaactctgtacaaagtataggaaggaagattctgagaacataataatgagtTGTATTGggccagcagttttgatatgagaagcgaaaatttgtataacaatgccccataggatagtttATACATTTCTGGTGTGGCTACCACAATTAAtacaccatgtttttgttcatgcCATATCTCAATGAATCATACCTCAAGCTTGAAATTTTTCTGGGGGGctaaaatgttttctgacaacctttgtaTGTCCTCTTGAACATGTTATGACAACATTTTGCAATTGCTGGGAAGTCTAAATTCAAAAAAGCTCAgatttagggaacaacccaaaagtttgatgatgttcTATAAATGAAAGTGCTTTCATTAGGAGGCTAACCCCTCCCTCCATGTAATGTAAGTGTGGAATATTGAAAATTCCTACCTCAAAAGATGAACTTTGATTGACATTTGAACTctttttttacaaacataattgGACTTAAACCCCCTTACGAAAGGACATTAGTTTTTCCGACATTGTTAAACTTTTGGTATATTTTCTTACCAACATAATTATAATAGTACTTACTGTGGATGTACATAGTCTCCAGGCTGGACCTCCAAAGTATTAGGGACAAAGTCATATTCCACTGCAGGAAAAACTTGTACAATGTTTCCTCTCTTTCCTCTCACATTCAAATTGTGTATAGTGGCATCCCTAAATTCACCCACTGGTTTGCGCACAGCAAATGTATGTGATCTGCAACAGATTCAAAATGAAAAtggaatttgaaagaaaaatgtaAATGTCCCATTTTATGATTTGATATAATCAGatcaaagttggcaataatgaaattgagatattggcaaaaataagtaacaaaaaataattaaaggtGGGCAACTTGATTGACAGTCTcatcaaaatgttgattttggtatcaggtgaaagctcctatgtttctcattaacatattgaaattaggtgttccaaatcggtatatttccgtaaaaatcatccaaaaactgtcaaattagtcttgactgtgttataccatatttgagactaatttgacagtttttgatgatatcttcagaaatataccgatttggaactcctgaGTTCACTATGTTAATGAGAAGAATAGGGTCTTTGATTTGATataagcagggacaggcgatttgcgcagaaaaaaatagcaaattgcgcggaactttttttttcagtgcaaatcatgtatccctaaattgcgcggaaagaaagttccgcgcaaatcgcttgtccctggATATAAGTATGCCTGAAGGATGACAATAAAATTGTTCACTTAATTTATTGAGAGTACATGGGGCCTAAATTCATATATAATGCTTGAATATTAACCTggctaatacaataggcttaagcctggtcccatcaggacccaagtgtgtctgtCCACACACAGAgtgaccatttaaacaaacatacaaacacatCTGCTTAAATCTCATGCTAAGTGTTTCTATTCTGATTTTAATCTATGGCCTTTGAGCTCAATGAGCTGTATTATTATAAACAACATTATCTATGACTACATCCTGGTTCAATGGGACATGGTATCATTTGACCTACCTATCTTGGAATGTTCTTCCATACTGGGCTGTGTTAATAGCAAGTTGCAATGTGAAATCATCTGTACCAAACAGATCAACATTGGGGTTGTTCTCAAACACATAACCTCTATCTTCAGCCTCATCCTCATCCAGCCCAAGTCTGTAAGAAATAATCAAAATacactaatattattattattacacttcACATTTGTATTATCCATACAAAATCTTCTGTCTTTTTAacaggggcggcggaacgattttgaaagtgggggccagTCAGGGTGCTGTAAAAAGACGAATAATGGCCAAGAAGCGGCCATCGCtttgcgcttgcgcgacgcaaggggatgtgcccccctcagaagtgagaaacttttgcaaaatgaaggcccaattgaaaccatttgatggactattttggtactattattgtgtacaattttagtttgaaaaatccaaaaatgCATGGGTTAGAAGCCATTCatggataagttttcactattattgtataaattatttctTAGTGTTgagtgtccaaagcagaagcgaaaaggagaatttgtttatccataggcctacacactgtgtattaacacagaggactcaaattttgcaaaatgaaggtccaattgaagccattttgtgcatcatttttacactttctttaagcatgttaagggtctagaatagaaatttgattatttatgttcacccagacatggtACACACAGCACACTATGGGTTAAAAGTGGAGGGGCAGGCCCCGGTCAAAAAAAGTGGAGGGCCACTGGCCCCCTGCCCCCGGTTCCGCCCCGATGCTTTTTAATGAACAAATTATATCTACTGGCAAAGTTACAGAATGCAATTAAAATCAAGATAATAACCAATTTTAAAATGGGTTATTTTTGTCTCCAAATataaaaatagcccaattttgccataATGGTGTGATGGTATCCTTGCAATATTATTCATAGTCTCACTGAGGGCACCCATGCAACACTAAGGTTTCGTATGGGGTATCTCTTGAAATAGAGGTGGTCTCAAATAGAGATTTTTTCCCTGTTTCTGGATTCGTATAGGGTCCCCCTAAAACGTCTTCGAACATGCTCAGTTATAACCAGACACTTGTACAAGGGACCCCCTGTAGTTTTAGAAGAACAGAAATAATCATCTACTCAAAGTAAAACCTGTTGAAAATCTCTTGCTTAATATACATTCAatcttcaaaaataaaatataatgtaaattcaCCCACCTTTCTGCTACATTAAGTTGTGATGGATCGTTGCGATTCTGATTATTCAAATCTGCATTGATATTGGCGGGATCCCATCCATCATATTCCCCAGTTGATATGTTGTATCTACATGTGAAAAATGAATAGAAAAATAGAGGGTTAAACTTTGAAATCCCCAACATTTATTTGAGAGTTTtagtatatgtgtacatccatatcaaaaggatgaacTTGTGTCTGATTTTACATAATTGCAAGGAACAAatgccagactcatctcaagtggaggtcatttcaaatcatccgcaagtcacatggttttggaatgttctctgtattcctaaaccatgtgactttctggatgatttgaagtg
The Amphiura filiformis chromosome 3, Afil_fr2py, whole genome shotgun sequence DNA segment above includes these coding regions:
- the LOC140147827 gene encoding protein DD3-3-like; translated protein: MKSLVLLVGLLMCMVGIHGDMYMHNPRGSNNRLDEAGRERNNGNRMFDSQNNNRGGYNVGSLAYMAGSVLPIEWTNQHSCGDPNAHCEIIIQYMCGDWVRDGASTSTIPENPAQCYNYDCNRDIRYGMHETYDYYLNCKQTEREANLFTADQNLNGDSAKYTRQNPKGTRRAYECPEERDYYPYWRPSPWRDIVVMTNDASRCEYYQAESANVKSRYACVLPQGYIQENINEDDPIIPITQPECESIYYQEAGNPNVTRGEWTEFPAHGIEAPDCREAHWSRDNHLGNGVSGQPNTYNWTLPANLEHERCAMRIRYNISTGEYDGWDPANINADLNNQNRNDPSQLNVAERLGLDEDEAEDRGYVFENNPNVDLFGTDDFTLQLAINTAQYGRTFQDRSHTFAVRKPVGEFRDATIHNLNVRGKRGNIVQVFPAVEYDFVPNTLEVQPGDYVHPQWTGSNTNPNNNDGQGLPGTDRSNMVPLAEQVYSEGGSSYYAPNIKYGHFGRSYPQEIMNSTFAGFTIETMTNMAVTQPNQFRGEMSELDDAGTYFDLGPQKVTQAGTYHYMCTRNNNFSNRSQKGRLIAKNEVVKYESIGYTGGNVTGPSGNLEFQKGTLDHLEDIKLEEWEPERGEWEIEDQGNEVDLPGEGYASKYIIVEPTHEFTTDNATFTISINLIGSSYDSIGVYRSDPYNLAMWEKIDHEQSGKTANIAVKGGGAYVIRGATSNVALIVGIIVAVAVVVLIVGAVVFFRRNPEKWSSITGACSGTGGKV